In Cycloclasticus sp., a single genomic region encodes these proteins:
- the argF gene encoding ornithine carbamoyltransferase: protein MKPRHFITLNDLSADELRSIIQRAIELKKMRADGIIYEPLKNKALAMIFEKSSTRTRISFEAGMTHFGGSALFLSPRDTQLGRGEPIEDSARVISRMVDGIMLRTNDHETVSTFAKNSSVPVINGLTDRFHPCQLLADLQTWFEQRGDIKGKRVCWIGDGNNMCQSYMNAAKLLDFNLAIACPVGYEPEQELLAATASHVELFHDPKLAANNADLVVTDVWASMGQEEEQKIREQDFENFQVNSSLMSVANPDALFMHCLPAHRGEEVSAEVLDGKQSVIWDEAENRLHAQKALLEFLMK, encoded by the coding sequence ATGAAGCCACGCCACTTTATTACCCTAAACGACCTAAGCGCCGACGAGTTGCGCTCAATTATCCAGCGCGCTATTGAGCTAAAGAAGATGCGAGCAGATGGCATTATTTATGAGCCGTTAAAAAATAAAGCTCTCGCGATGATTTTTGAAAAATCATCAACACGCACTCGAATTTCTTTTGAGGCGGGGATGACTCATTTCGGCGGCAGTGCACTATTCTTATCACCTCGCGACACTCAACTGGGCAGAGGTGAGCCGATCGAAGATTCCGCACGCGTTATTTCTCGAATGGTCGACGGCATCATGTTACGCACGAATGACCATGAGACCGTTAGCACTTTCGCAAAAAACTCCAGCGTACCCGTCATTAACGGCTTAACTGACCGTTTTCACCCTTGCCAGCTGCTGGCCGACCTACAAACTTGGTTTGAGCAACGTGGCGACATAAAAGGCAAACGCGTCTGCTGGATTGGTGACGGAAATAATATGTGCCAATCTTACATGAATGCTGCAAAGCTACTCGATTTCAACCTAGCCATCGCTTGCCCTGTTGGCTATGAGCCAGAACAAGAATTGCTAGCGGCCACAGCCAGCCACGTTGAGTTATTCCACGACCCTAAACTAGCGGCCAACAATGCCGACCTCGTGGTCACCGATGTTTGGGCCAGTATGGGTCAAGAAGAAGAACAAAAAATTCGTGAGCAGGACTTCGAGAATTTTCAAGTCAACTCGTCGCTTATGTCTGTTGCAAACCCCGACGCACTGTTCATGCACTGCTTACCAGCGCATCGCGGTGAAGAGGTTAGCGCGGAAGTGCTCGATGGAAAACAAAGCGTTATTTGGGATGAAGCGGAAAATCGCTTACACGCCCAAAAAGCCCTATTAGAATTCTTAATGAAGTAA
- a CDS encoding TIGR04211 family SH3 domain-containing protein: MKKIFLVLALLTSSAVIAEPAYVSDELDIMIRSGKSSGHRIIATLKSGKKVNIIERDQASGYSKIKLSPTREGWVLSRLLNKTPSAKSRLAKAEAALELLKTKFNDSSQKLSQLGEEKGSLDSETSELKKRNTTLSRDLEQLRKTSNNAVQILAERNQLQQRVVTIERELESLKRENDTLLNSEALDWFLIGSGVLLLGIMLGFILPKISWRKKSSWQSSF; the protein is encoded by the coding sequence GTGAAAAAAATATTCTTAGTACTCGCCCTCTTAACCAGTTCTGCTGTCATCGCCGAACCCGCCTACGTCTCTGATGAACTAGACATTATGATTCGTTCTGGCAAAAGCTCGGGCCATCGCATCATCGCCACACTAAAAAGTGGCAAAAAAGTCAACATCATTGAGCGCGATCAAGCATCCGGTTATTCAAAAATAAAACTGAGCCCTACGCGTGAAGGCTGGGTACTGTCACGGTTACTAAATAAAACGCCATCTGCAAAATCTCGCTTAGCCAAAGCTGAAGCTGCCCTAGAGTTACTGAAAACAAAATTCAACGATTCCAGTCAAAAGTTAAGCCAACTGGGCGAAGAAAAAGGAAGCTTGGACAGCGAAACAAGTGAGCTTAAGAAACGCAACACCACTTTGTCACGTGATTTAGAACAGTTGAGAAAAACCTCTAACAATGCGGTTCAAATTCTTGCCGAGCGTAACCAGCTTCAGCAGCGTGTAGTGACTATTGAACGCGAACTGGAAAGCTTGAAAAGAGAAAATGATACCCTCCTCAACAGCGAAGCCCTAGATTGGTTTTTAATCGGCTCGGGCGTTTTACTGCTCGGCATCATGCTTGGGTTCATCCTTCCTAAAATAAGCTGGCGTAAAAAGTCATCTTGGCAATCTTCATTTTAA